A single Anatilimnocola floriformis DNA region contains:
- a CDS encoding secretin N-terminal domain-containing protein → MLAPTMPLCALSPLQPAYSQQQPAYSQQQPARLQQQTASTLKAYPVPAAELQSVAAELKRSLAGRNVRISVDARTSQLLVVGPADIQQVLSEQLAAGKLGKSTEVADPNLHTLRNISWKEFEGQLRRVGFVAENNGNNIETARYQIKTPTGGEAHVAVARGEGTVKVAASSQLAPSMRKLAETLDRPAVRPGETSRLVTLDKADPNTVQHLLTYLQSAARPTSPASGKHQHIGEFVSMLFQPGAPPAPPAGPPAGPPAAEGEIDPNDPEAFGSIGPVKIEYIEGLDTIVVTGRKADVDRVMKLIEQIETQSQVTRPEVEVFHLRHVDGRALNDLLTQVYDTIFTARQGRVTIVSLIKPNALLLIGRKENLPAVKELIEKLDRPINGDTELKVFPLKRILSTDAKTKLEALFNPTTTGQGQGAATGQGTGLSTRVNIIADERTNSLIVQASPRDLVEVGKLLESLDGAVSSKDGQIRIVKLRNSLADELVPVIQQALQGEGGRSGNTATQGPGAVSGPAPGANSGSGTQGRSLQLLQVGGNTLQSGVLSDMQITSDPRGNSIIVTGPPENMDLIEALIRQLDELPATEAQIKVYTIVNGDATQLADLLRQLFGQATGTQGGGGNQGLQALLQTATGGGDSALVPLRFSVDVRTNSIVASGSTGDLNVVYKVLVRLDEGNIRERITTVYRLRNAPALEVANSLTQLRQQQQQLNQIAPTLNSAPQTLEKEVIVVPEQVSNSLIVSATPRYFDEIRRVVEELDRRPNMVIIQVLLAEVSLNDLNEFGVELGLQDSLLFDRGVAGVGGLNRIGFPFNQAGIGNDNTPASLATRNQVAPQAISNLGVGRTNASAGFGGLVLSAGNDSVNVLVRALQQSQRMQVLSRPQVQTLDNQPAYVQVGQQVPYITSSNQTQFGIQNQTTFQDVGVILGVTPRTSPDGMIVMEIDAVKSDLGPEAEGIAISVSAAGTVIRQPIINVTRAQTTVSARSGQTVILGGLITRNQTETTRRVPYLGDIPVLGRLFRFDSVDIERTELLIIMTPYVMRTDEHVAWLNMRESERLHWCLADVGNVHGQAQNFTSSGDPGLQTPVIYPDETPAPEGLIAPESIAPGTTPNAWPNVQPRGPQNNQQFPGDPNYNPAPLPMQPRSAPLPIPTAAPQNYVPTPPATPDQTNRVAPGNLLRSVQVQPQPQPNQSTGVPGGLCPIAPLQALPPVPNGPPQFVSPYQQQPPQQVQYGPQPQLQPPPGPQPANYQQQPNQVAPAVYAPQGMNPQYTPIAR, encoded by the coding sequence ATGCTCGCCCCGACGATGCCGTTGTGCGCACTGTCGCCCCTGCAGCCTGCGTACTCGCAGCAGCAACCTGCGTACTCGCAGCAACAACCAGCGCGTTTGCAGCAACAAACAGCAAGCACACTCAAAGCGTATCCAGTACCCGCTGCGGAACTGCAATCCGTAGCCGCGGAATTGAAACGCTCGCTCGCTGGCCGCAATGTGCGGATCAGCGTCGATGCCCGCACCAGCCAGCTGTTGGTAGTTGGCCCCGCCGACATTCAGCAAGTGCTGTCCGAACAGTTGGCCGCCGGCAAGCTGGGCAAATCGACCGAAGTCGCCGATCCCAATTTGCACACGCTCCGCAATATTTCCTGGAAGGAATTCGAGGGGCAACTGCGGCGCGTCGGTTTTGTCGCCGAAAACAACGGCAATAACATCGAAACGGCCCGCTATCAAATCAAAACGCCAACGGGTGGTGAAGCTCACGTTGCCGTGGCTCGTGGCGAAGGGACCGTGAAGGTCGCCGCTTCTTCGCAGCTCGCCCCATCCATGCGCAAGCTCGCCGAAACGCTCGATCGCCCAGCCGTTCGCCCCGGCGAAACTTCGCGGCTCGTTACACTCGACAAGGCCGATCCCAATACCGTTCAGCACTTGCTCACTTACTTGCAATCGGCAGCTCGGCCCACGAGTCCGGCCTCGGGCAAGCATCAGCACATCGGCGAATTCGTCTCGATGCTGTTTCAACCCGGCGCGCCGCCTGCTCCGCCAGCAGGGCCTCCCGCTGGGCCACCTGCAGCCGAAGGGGAAATTGATCCGAACGATCCGGAAGCCTTCGGCAGCATCGGTCCCGTCAAAATCGAATACATCGAAGGTCTCGACACGATCGTCGTTACTGGCCGCAAAGCCGACGTCGATCGCGTGATGAAGCTGATCGAACAAATCGAAACGCAAAGCCAGGTCACGCGCCCCGAAGTGGAAGTCTTCCACCTGCGGCACGTCGATGGTCGGGCCCTCAACGATTTGCTGACGCAGGTCTACGATACGATCTTCACTGCCCGCCAAGGTCGTGTGACGATTGTCTCGCTCATCAAGCCCAATGCTCTGCTCCTCATCGGTCGCAAGGAAAACTTGCCAGCCGTGAAAGAGCTGATCGAGAAACTCGATCGCCCGATCAATGGCGACACGGAACTGAAGGTGTTCCCGCTCAAGCGGATACTTTCGACCGATGCCAAAACGAAACTCGAAGCATTGTTCAACCCGACTACGACTGGCCAAGGTCAAGGCGCGGCGACTGGACAGGGAACTGGCCTGAGCACGCGGGTAAACATCATCGCCGATGAACGAACGAATTCGCTCATCGTGCAAGCCTCGCCGCGCGATCTGGTGGAGGTCGGCAAGCTGCTGGAATCGTTGGATGGGGCTGTCTCGTCGAAAGATGGGCAGATCCGCATCGTCAAGCTTCGCAATTCGCTGGCCGACGAATTGGTGCCGGTCATCCAACAAGCTCTGCAAGGCGAAGGTGGCCGCAGCGGCAATACTGCTACGCAAGGGCCCGGCGCTGTATCGGGGCCTGCACCAGGCGCGAATAGCGGCAGCGGTACTCAAGGCCGCAGCCTGCAGTTGCTGCAGGTCGGCGGCAATACGCTGCAAAGCGGTGTGCTCTCTGACATGCAGATCACGTCCGATCCGCGCGGCAACTCGATCATCGTGACGGGCCCGCCGGAAAACATGGACTTGATCGAAGCCTTGATTCGTCAGCTCGATGAGCTGCCCGCGACCGAAGCTCAGATCAAGGTCTATACGATCGTTAACGGCGACGCGACGCAGCTCGCCGACCTGCTCCGGCAGCTCTTCGGTCAAGCAACAGGCACGCAAGGTGGCGGCGGCAATCAAGGCTTGCAGGCCTTGCTGCAAACCGCGACGGGCGGTGGCGATAGTGCACTCGTGCCGCTGCGGTTCTCGGTCGACGTCCGCACCAACAGCATCGTGGCTTCTGGTTCGACCGGCGACTTGAATGTCGTTTACAAAGTCCTCGTGCGGCTCGACGAAGGCAACATTCGCGAGCGGATCACGACGGTCTATCGCCTGCGAAATGCTCCAGCTCTCGAAGTGGCCAACTCGCTGACGCAGCTCCGGCAGCAACAGCAACAGCTCAATCAAATCGCGCCGACGCTGAACAGTGCGCCGCAAACGCTTGAGAAGGAAGTAATCGTCGTGCCGGAACAGGTCAGCAATAGCCTGATCGTGTCGGCAACGCCGCGGTACTTTGATGAAATCCGCCGCGTGGTCGAAGAACTCGATCGCCGGCCGAACATGGTCATCATTCAAGTGCTGCTCGCCGAAGTCAGCCTCAATGATCTCAACGAGTTCGGCGTCGAACTCGGTTTGCAGGACTCGCTGCTGTTCGATCGCGGCGTCGCTGGCGTCGGCGGCTTGAACCGTATCGGCTTCCCCTTCAACCAGGCCGGTATCGGCAATGACAACACCCCGGCCTCGCTGGCGACACGCAACCAAGTCGCGCCGCAAGCGATCTCGAACCTGGGCGTCGGTCGTACGAACGCGTCGGCTGGTTTCGGTGGCCTCGTGCTATCTGCCGGCAACGATTCGGTGAACGTGCTCGTGCGTGCTCTGCAGCAATCGCAGCGGATGCAAGTGCTCAGCCGGCCGCAGGTGCAAACGCTCGACAACCAACCGGCCTATGTGCAAGTTGGTCAACAAGTGCCTTACATCACCAGCTCGAACCAAACCCAGTTCGGCATTCAGAATCAAACGACGTTCCAGGACGTCGGTGTGATCCTCGGTGTCACGCCGCGGACCAGCCCCGACGGCATGATCGTCATGGAAATCGACGCCGTGAAATCGGACCTCGGCCCCGAAGCCGAAGGCATCGCGATCTCGGTGAGTGCGGCCGGTACGGTTATTCGTCAGCCGATCATCAATGTGACTCGCGCTCAAACCACGGTGAGTGCTCGCAGCGGTCAGACCGTCATCCTCGGCGGTCTCATCACGCGTAACCAAACCGAAACGACTCGCCGAGTGCCTTACCTGGGCGATATCCCGGTTCTCGGCCGCTTGTTCCGCTTTGACTCGGTCGACATCGAACGTACCGAACTGCTGATCATCATGACCCCGTATGTGATGCGGACCGACGAACACGTCGCGTGGCTGAACATGCGGGAATCGGAACGGTTGCACTGGTGCCTGGCCGATGTGGGTAACGTTCATGGACAAGCACAGAACTTCACATCGTCGGGCGATCCTGGCTTGCAAACGCCGGTGATCTATCCCGATGAAACGCCGGCGCCGGAAGGCTTGATCGCGCCTGAGTCGATTGCCCCGGGCACGACACCCAACGCCTGGCCGAACGTCCAACCGCGTGGCCCGCAAAACAATCAGCAGTTCCCGGGTGATCCCAATTACAACCCGGCCCCGCTGCCGATGCAGCCACGGTCGGCGCCGCTGCCGATTCCAACGGCCGCTCCGCAAAACTACGTGCCGACTCCGCCAGCCACTCCTGATCAGACGAACCGCGTCGCGCCCGGTAATCTACTGCGGTCGGTGCAAGTTCAGCCGCAACCGCAGCCGAACCAGTCTACCGGCGTGCCGGGCGGGCTCTGCCCGATCGCTCCGCTGCAAGCCTTGCCGCCAGTGCCGAATGGGCCGCCGCAATTCGTTTCGCCCTATCAACAACAGCCGCCGCAACAAGTTCAGTACGGGCCTCAGCCGCAACTGCAACCACCGCCTGGTCCGCAGCCGGCGAATTATCAACAGCAGCCAAATCAGGTTGCACCGGCAGTGTACGCACCGCAGGGAATGAATCCTCAGTACACGCCCATCGCTCGCTAA
- the pilM gene encoding type IV pilus biogenesis protein PilM codes for MRLVAIEWDSNELRVALAQQRGKIAFVEEAFGIPFIDKDNPVTAAEIGSLLGKELTARNVPKGDALVAVGRANLELRFLTTPPSPVEELPDLVRFLAMRQFTTLGDDWPLDFSPLGNAADGSTNVLATTISPEIVNQIRAVCAAAGLTPSHLVLRPFAAASLLRRWHQDQRCRMTVEVLGEDADLAVSIGPDVVYPRTVRLPSNEAPQEVRTKALIGEIKRTIVAAANQLGGRRVDQLVIFGDARKFPELQTVAKNDLQIELHFVDPFMVVEASDSLKRSPPSTPGAFAPLLGLLTDEAAGRTHTIDFLNPRKRPAPVNRSRTYAIAGGALAAAVLLLFVMGWWHLRSLDAEIVAKARDVEALKKQATQSKGGIKKAQELDKFTAADVNWLEELERLSAKFPSAADARAEDLVATARPNTGGGSLVVQGLALDTDTINEMESAFRDKDRTIVGAGSKEDPKAKGLTWRYREEVIIYGPGGAPDAKSRTKPSTSIAKPAAKGGAK; via the coding sequence ATGCGTCTGGTCGCCATCGAGTGGGATAGCAACGAACTGCGGGTGGCACTCGCCCAGCAGCGCGGCAAAATCGCCTTCGTTGAAGAAGCCTTCGGCATTCCCTTTATCGACAAGGACAATCCCGTCACCGCGGCCGAAATCGGTTCGCTGCTCGGCAAGGAATTGACGGCCCGCAACGTTCCCAAGGGTGACGCGCTCGTCGCCGTTGGCCGGGCTAATCTTGAGCTTCGCTTTCTCACTACGCCGCCGTCGCCCGTCGAAGAGTTGCCCGATCTGGTTCGCTTCCTCGCGATGCGGCAATTCACCACGCTCGGCGACGATTGGCCGCTCGACTTTTCTCCGCTCGGCAACGCGGCCGACGGCAGCACCAATGTGCTGGCCACGACCATTTCGCCGGAGATCGTCAATCAGATTCGCGCGGTCTGCGCTGCGGCCGGTCTGACGCCATCACATCTTGTGCTACGTCCTTTTGCCGCGGCCTCGCTGTTGCGGCGCTGGCATCAAGATCAGCGCTGCCGAATGACCGTTGAGGTACTGGGCGAAGACGCCGACCTGGCGGTGAGCATCGGCCCTGATGTGGTCTATCCTCGTACGGTCCGCTTGCCGAGCAACGAAGCGCCTCAGGAAGTGCGCACCAAGGCCCTGATCGGCGAAATCAAACGCACCATCGTCGCCGCCGCCAATCAACTCGGCGGCCGGCGTGTCGATCAATTGGTCATCTTCGGCGATGCCCGCAAGTTTCCCGAATTGCAAACCGTTGCCAAAAACGACTTGCAAATCGAACTGCACTTCGTCGATCCGTTCATGGTGGTGGAAGCTTCCGATTCGCTGAAGCGGTCGCCACCATCAACGCCTGGCGCGTTCGCTCCGCTCCTCGGCTTGCTCACCGACGAAGCCGCCGGCCGTACGCACACCATCGACTTTTTGAATCCCCGCAAACGCCCCGCGCCGGTCAATCGCAGCCGAACTTACGCGATCGCGGGTGGTGCGCTGGCCGCGGCAGTGCTGCTGCTCTTCGTGATGGGCTGGTGGCATCTCCGCTCGCTCGATGCCGAAATCGTCGCCAAGGCCCGGGATGTTGAAGCTCTCAAAAAGCAGGCGACGCAAAGTAAAGGTGGCATCAAGAAGGCTCAAGAGCTCGATAAGTTTACTGCCGCCGATGTCAATTGGCTGGAAGAACTCGAACGTCTCTCGGCCAAGTTCCCTTCGGCAGCCGATGCCCGCGCTGAAGATCTCGTTGCCACGGCCCGACCGAACACAGGTGGTGGGAGTCTGGTAGTTCAAGGTTTGGCACTTGATACCGACACCATCAATGAAATGGAGTCTGCGTTCCGCGACAAGGATCGAACCATCGTGGGCGCCGGTAGCAAGGAAGATCCAAAAGCCAAAGGATTGACCTGGCGGTACCGCGAAGAAGTGATCATCTACGGTCCCGGCGGAGCGCCAGACGCAAAGTCGCGCACGAAACCATCGACCTCAATTGCCAAACCGGCGGCGAAAGGAGGCGCGAAATGA
- a CDS encoding type II secretion system minor pseudopilin: MAAKRRRSAKQQQRSRRGMILVIVFVVIMFLALGAYSFTDLMLTHHESAQLTGMQVQTRQLVDSGRDLTRFFLSKPPATRLQAGGVFNNPDQFKGITIVPDDDPKKRGSVCILSPNLNDDGNLAGLRYGLEDESTRLNLNTLLVLEAQQEGAAVQLLMSLPRMTEEVANAILDWLDPDDEPRPLGAEVDYYSGLTPPYRPKNGPLDSVEELLLVRGITPELLIGADVNRNGTLDPQEGGGTGATTSASDRGWGAYFTLHSLESNLQENGQPRVYLNGNDMQLLSDSLLAADFPQDWVNFIIAYRQNGPNAAAGQASSPASNLPAPDLTKAARIPLTQLLDLCDARLRITNNGTTMVIQSPFNSGLAGGMPVWLPKLMDTCTINPAVTIPGRININQAPAHILRGIPGMTDDIVTEILSRREYEPAADNANKRHETWIMAEGIVTLEEMRTLMPFVCAGGDVYRAQIVGYYQSGEASSRVEAIFDASVAPTRVLFWRDLSHYGRGYAVETLGVDFLEGGTTPTVPGGLQ, translated from the coding sequence GTGGCCGCTAAACGTCGTCGCTCAGCGAAACAACAGCAGCGCTCTCGGCGCGGCATGATCTTGGTCATCGTGTTCGTGGTGATCATGTTTCTCGCGTTGGGCGCGTACTCCTTCACCGACCTGATGCTCACTCATCACGAATCGGCTCAGCTCACGGGCATGCAGGTGCAAACCCGGCAGCTCGTCGACTCCGGCAGAGATCTGACGCGGTTCTTTCTCTCGAAGCCTCCCGCCACGCGGTTGCAAGCCGGTGGTGTGTTCAATAATCCGGACCAATTCAAAGGGATCACGATCGTTCCCGATGATGATCCGAAGAAGCGCGGCAGCGTTTGCATTTTGTCGCCGAATTTGAATGACGATGGCAATCTCGCCGGACTCCGGTATGGCCTGGAGGATGAATCGACGCGGCTGAATTTGAATACGTTGCTGGTGCTCGAGGCGCAGCAAGAAGGCGCAGCCGTGCAACTGCTCATGAGCCTGCCGCGCATGACCGAAGAAGTCGCCAACGCGATTCTCGATTGGCTCGATCCCGATGATGAACCCCGGCCGCTCGGCGCCGAGGTTGATTACTATTCCGGTTTGACTCCTCCCTATCGTCCCAAGAACGGTCCGCTTGATTCGGTCGAGGAGTTGCTGCTGGTGCGCGGCATTACTCCCGAACTGCTGATCGGCGCCGACGTGAATCGCAACGGCACACTCGATCCGCAAGAAGGTGGCGGCACCGGGGCCACGACATCGGCCAGCGATCGTGGGTGGGGGGCCTACTTCACGCTGCATAGCCTCGAATCGAATCTGCAAGAGAACGGCCAACCTCGCGTTTATCTCAATGGCAACGATATGCAGTTGCTGAGCGACAGCTTGCTCGCGGCCGATTTTCCGCAGGACTGGGTCAACTTCATCATTGCCTATCGGCAAAACGGTCCGAATGCAGCCGCCGGCCAGGCGAGCAGCCCGGCCAGCAATTTGCCCGCTCCCGATCTGACGAAGGCCGCCCGCATTCCGCTTACTCAGTTGCTCGACCTGTGTGACGCACGACTACGAATCACGAACAACGGCACAACGATGGTCATTCAGTCGCCGTTCAACAGCGGTTTGGCTGGTGGCATGCCTGTGTGGTTGCCGAAGCTGATGGACACTTGCACGATCAATCCTGCCGTGACGATTCCCGGCCGGATCAATATCAACCAGGCTCCGGCCCACATCCTCCGTGGCATTCCCGGAATGACCGACGACATCGTGACCGAGATTCTGTCGCGGCGCGAGTACGAACCGGCCGCCGACAACGCCAACAAACGGCACGAAACGTGGATCATGGCCGAGGGAATTGTCACGCTCGAAGAAATGCGGACCCTCATGCCGTTCGTTTGTGCGGGTGGCGATGTTTATCGGGCGCAAATCGTTGGTTATTACCAGAGTGGCGAAGCGTCGTCGCGAGTGGAGGCGATTTTCGATGCTTCCGTGGCTCCCACGCGCGTATTATTCTGGAGAGACCTGAGCCATTACGGCCGGGGATACGCGGTGGAAACGCTAGGGGTCGATTTCCTGGAAGGTGGCACGACGCCGACCGTTCCTGGCGGTTTGCAATGA
- a CDS encoding type II secretion system protein GspJ: protein MDEVAAAVELAVVVAAVELAVVVAAVAEEDPVDAKTTFNSKALRRGVTLLELLLALGLSTIVMALIAMSINLNFKMFDTRRTSIEESRLARSVLRHMADDIRAAVQHMPPDLKGLETVLGNSQIASNSLSSAGLGALTGATGQTGANGNQTGGTGAQGNNGSQNGQQQTGGAQNGTGGGAQNGTGGGTQTGTGGGTQTGTGTGGQTTTTTSGTTGSVGQQTAQAGSIYGDQQQAGGIIGVYGTSTELQIDISRLPRVDQFQAEVDPTQLAGVVDIPSDMKTVSYYLRPEEGMTDVGQDGRGRGLMRRVLDRAVSNYESSSGVSNGTLGAPELMAEEVVGLQFMYFDGASWSSEWDSASMEGLPVAIEITVILQSKEEQEAKSSGTASSKDEENERLYTLTVNLPTATSYDEKQQAAAAAEEETALSQSGSIDTSGDSAAAGMTGAGAGGLGAGMGGAGGAGQQGGGRGQNGGGQGGQGNGPGGNGGGPGGNGPGGNGGNGPGGNGGQGGGRGGQGQGGQGGGGRGGQGGQGGQGGGGRGSGGTGGGGARGGGGGGGGGGRGR, encoded by the coding sequence GTGGACGAGGTGGCGGCGGCGGTGGAACTCGCGGTGGTGGTGGCGGCGGTGGAACTCGCGGTGGTGGTGGCGGCGGTGGCCGAGGAGGATCCGGTGGACGCTAAAACAACTTTCAACTCGAAGGCCCTTCGTCGCGGTGTCACGCTGCTCGAGTTGCTCCTCGCGCTCGGGCTCAGCACGATCGTGATGGCGCTCATCGCCATGTCGATCAATTTGAATTTCAAGATGTTCGATACTCGGCGAACGAGCATCGAAGAGTCGCGCCTCGCGCGCTCCGTGCTTCGTCACATGGCCGATGATATTCGCGCTGCCGTGCAGCACATGCCGCCCGATCTCAAAGGGCTGGAAACGGTCCTGGGCAATTCGCAGATCGCCAGCAACTCGCTTTCGAGCGCTGGGCTGGGTGCATTGACCGGCGCTACAGGCCAAACCGGCGCTAACGGCAATCAAACGGGCGGCACGGGCGCTCAAGGCAACAACGGCTCGCAGAACGGCCAGCAACAAACGGGCGGTGCGCAAAATGGCACCGGCGGTGGTGCTCAAAACGGTACCGGTGGCGGAACGCAAACGGGGACGGGCGGCGGCACGCAGACTGGCACCGGCACTGGCGGTCAAACGACAACCACGACCTCGGGCACGACCGGCAGCGTTGGTCAGCAAACGGCGCAAGCCGGTTCGATCTACGGCGATCAGCAACAGGCGGGTGGCATCATCGGCGTGTATGGCACGAGCACCGAGCTGCAGATCGACATCAGCCGTCTGCCGCGCGTCGATCAATTTCAGGCCGAGGTCGATCCCACGCAGTTGGCCGGCGTGGTCGACATTCCCAGCGATATGAAAACCGTCAGCTATTACTTGCGGCCGGAAGAAGGAATGACGGATGTCGGGCAAGATGGTCGCGGTCGTGGCTTGATGCGGCGGGTGTTGGATCGGGCTGTTTCGAATTACGAATCGAGCAGCGGCGTTTCGAACGGCACGCTCGGCGCTCCGGAACTGATGGCTGAAGAAGTCGTCGGGTTGCAGTTCATGTATTTCGATGGTGCAAGCTGGAGCAGCGAGTGGGATTCGGCGTCGATGGAAGGCCTGCCGGTTGCCATCGAGATCACGGTGATTTTGCAAAGCAAAGAAGAACAAGAAGCCAAGAGCAGCGGCACGGCGAGCTCGAAGGACGAAGAGAACGAGCGCCTTTACACGCTGACGGTGAATCTGCCGACGGCGACTTCCTACGACGAAAAACAGCAAGCGGCTGCTGCGGCCGAAGAAGAGACCGCACTGTCGCAATCGGGCAGCATCGACACCTCGGGCGACTCCGCCGCGGCAGGAATGACCGGCGCTGGCGCCGGTGGTCTGGGAGCTGGCATGGGAGGCGCTGGTGGTGCTGGCCAACAAGGTGGTGGCCGCGGACAAAACGGCGGCGGCCAAGGTGGTCAGGGCAATGGCCCGGGCGGCAACGGTGGTGGTCCTGGCGGAAACGGCCCCGGTGGAAATGGTGGCAACGGCCCTGGCGGCAACGGCGGTCAGGGTGGTGGTCGAGGCGGTCAGGGACAAGGCGGCCAAGGGGGCGGAGGTCGCGGTGGCCAAGGAGGTCAAGGCGGCCAGGGTGGTGGTGGTCGAGGCAGCGGTGGCACTGGTGGTGGCGGAGCCCGAGGCGGTGGTGGCGGCGGCGGTGGAGGTGGTCGTGGCCGCTAA
- a CDS encoding type IV pilus modification PilV family protein, translating into MSNRRGLSLLEVMLALTILGGALAVLGFHVRTGARSAAIARDSTTAQLLAESKMAEIASGITLPETVVKEPADDSGEWLCSVEMLPIDQEGLLSIQVLVEQDPAVTTTPVTFKLTRWIVDPQVEADAKLAAAEMKKSIGANANQGQASAGSTSAAAQLGAAAGAAGAGAGAGGLGGIGGGQGGAGGQGPGGNGNGPGGNGGFGGNGGFGGQGPGGGQGPGGGGQGPGGGPRGGGNGAGGNGPGGNGGGPRGGGGQGPGGGQGAGGGGPRGGGGGGQGPGGGGGRGGGGGGTRGGGGGGGTRGGGGGGGRGGSGGR; encoded by the coding sequence ATGAGTAATCGTCGTGGTTTGTCACTGCTCGAAGTGATGCTGGCCCTCACCATTCTGGGCGGCGCGCTCGCTGTGCTCGGCTTTCACGTCCGCACTGGTGCTCGCTCGGCTGCCATCGCTCGCGATTCGACGACGGCTCAGTTGCTCGCCGAAAGCAAGATGGCCGAGATTGCCAGCGGCATCACCTTGCCCGAAACGGTCGTAAAAGAGCCCGCCGATGATTCGGGCGAATGGTTGTGCTCGGTCGAAATGTTGCCCATCGATCAGGAAGGTTTGCTCTCCATTCAAGTGTTGGTCGAACAAGACCCCGCGGTCACCACGACGCCGGTTACCTTCAAACTCACACGCTGGATCGTCGATCCGCAAGTCGAAGCCGATGCCAAACTGGCCGCGGCGGAAATGAAAAAATCGATCGGCGCAAATGCCAACCAAGGCCAGGCTTCGGCGGGGAGCACTTCGGCGGCTGCGCAACTCGGTGCAGCTGCAGGGGCCGCTGGTGCTGGTGCCGGAGCAGGCGGGCTCGGTGGCATTGGGGGTGGTCAAGGTGGTGCTGGTGGACAAGGCCCTGGCGGCAACGGTAACGGTCCGGGGGGTAACGGCGGCTTTGGTGGGAATGGCGGCTTTGGCGGACAAGGACCGGGCGGCGGCCAAGGCCCCGGTGGTGGTGGACAAGGTCCAGGCGGCGGTCCGCGTGGTGGTGGCAACGGAGCTGGCGGGAATGGTCCCGGCGGTAACGGTGGCGGACCACGCGGAGGAGGCGGTCAAGGTCCGGGTGGTGGACAAGGCGCCGGCGGCGGTGGGCCCCGTGGTGGTGGAGGCGGCGGCCAAGGTCCAGGCGGTGGTGGTGGACGAGGTGGCGGCGGCGGTGGAACTCGCGGTGGTGGTGGCGGCGGTGGAACTCGCGGTGGTGGTGGCGGCGGTGGCCGAGGAGGATCCGGTGGACGCTAA
- a CDS encoding pilus assembly FimT family protein — MLPAQTRRAFTLIEIMMVLLILVVAGAVVAPNVLNMLRRQRLKSAAESMRIAWSRAHVKAMKTGRIQVFRYELNGNQFSLQPWTSGDEATEGESEATNGFGGTVEAPDATVETKKLEDGITFAAGEAKFQARASAVETSLQNAGTAEGGQWSRPILFYPDGSATDAYVIVSDLKQDAYRINLRGLTGTSQVSDEKKLDDLLAAIQPGEVTP, encoded by the coding sequence TTGCTGCCTGCACAGACTCGCCGTGCGTTCACGCTCATCGAAATCATGATGGTGCTGCTGATCCTGGTTGTCGCCGGCGCGGTTGTCGCGCCGAACGTGCTCAACATGCTCCGCCGCCAACGTCTGAAGAGTGCGGCCGAATCGATGCGCATCGCCTGGTCGCGAGCCCACGTTAAAGCGATGAAGACCGGCCGCATTCAGGTCTTCCGCTACGAGCTGAACGGCAATCAATTCTCGCTGCAGCCCTGGACTTCGGGCGATGAAGCAACCGAGGGCGAATCGGAAGCAACCAACGGCTTTGGTGGCACCGTAGAAGCTCCCGACGCAACCGTCGAAACCAAGAAGCTGGAAGATGGCATTACGTTCGCCGCGGGCGAAGCGAAGTTTCAGGCGCGGGCTTCCGCGGTAGAGACCTCGCTGCAGAATGCCGGTACAGCCGAAGGTGGCCAGTGGTCCCGGCCGATTCTGTTTTATCCGGATGGTTCGGCGACCGACGCTTACGTGATCGTGAGCGATTTGAAACAAGACGCCTATCGAATCAACCTGCGCGGCCTGACTGGCACGAGTCAGGTCAGCGATGAAAAGAAGCTGGATGATCTGCTGGCCGCCATTCAACCAGGCGAGGTGACTCCATGA
- the gspG gene encoding type II secretion system major pseudopilin GspG → MRTSLVNRRRQKRRGFTLIEILLVLGILVVLGSIVGVSVLQMQATAYERAAKNQLNQLSSACTAYQLDVGMPPSTLEGLVNAPDDVPEGKWKGPYLQKGVVPVDPWDQQYNYEPNGENYTITSNGKDRVSGTQDDIRL, encoded by the coding sequence ATGCGGACCTCTCTGGTCAATCGGCGGCGGCAGAAACGGCGTGGTTTTACGCTCATCGAAATCTTGCTCGTGCTCGGGATTCTCGTGGTCCTGGGTTCGATCGTCGGTGTGTCGGTGCTGCAAATGCAAGCGACTGCCTACGAACGGGCCGCCAAGAATCAGCTGAACCAGTTGAGCAGCGCCTGCACGGCTTACCAACTCGACGTCGGCATGCCGCCATCGACCCTCGAGGGTCTGGTGAACGCTCCTGACGATGTGCCGGAAGGCAAGTGGAAGGGCCCCTACCTGCAAAAGGGGGTCGTGCCGGTTGATCCCTGGGATCAGCAATACAACTACGAGCCGAATGGTGAGAACTACACCATCACTTCAAACGGCAAGGATCGGGTTTCGGGAACTCAGGACGACATTCGTCTCTAG